The proteins below are encoded in one region of Candidatus Neptunochlamydia vexilliferae:
- a CDS encoding FKBP-type peptidyl-prolyl cis-trans isomerase: MIENGKQVAIEYSVFADDNTPIDSNVGKDPLIFLFGSQQILPALEEALRGLEVGDSKQVTLAPEHAYGDINPHAYKKVDAKLIPEDLRFEGALLVVADEQFGEMLIRVDSLGGGQVVLDLNHPLAGKTLNFDVKVLDIS, from the coding sequence ATGATTGAAAATGGAAAGCAAGTGGCGATTGAGTATAGTGTCTTTGCAGACGACAATACTCCGATCGACAGCAACGTGGGGAAGGATCCCCTAATTTTTCTTTTTGGGTCACAACAAATCTTACCAGCTCTAGAAGAAGCACTTCGAGGGCTTGAAGTGGGTGATTCGAAGCAAGTGACTCTGGCTCCAGAGCATGCATACGGGGATATAAACCCACACGCTTATAAGAAGGTTGATGCAAAGCTGATCCCTGAGGATCTCCGCTTTGAGGGAGCTCTTCTTGTCGTTGCTGATGAGCAGTTTGGAGAGATGCTTATCCGGGTTGACAGCTTAGGTGGAGGGCAGGTGGTGCTTGACCTCAACCATCCCCTTGCAGGAAAAACGCTTAACTTCGATGTGAAGGTACTCGATATTTCCTAG
- the hemB gene encoding porphobilinogen synthase has product MQTKRPRRNRKSPAVRSLVQETTLNASDLIAPFFIMEGTQKRDSIEALPGIDRLSIDLLVKEAEPLHAQGVPAIALFPVIDPSLKDHEGSEAWNPNSLVVRAIECLKKEIPSLCIISDIALDPFTSHGHDGIVNDRGDILNDATVDALVKQATSYAQAGCDIVAPSDMMDGRIGAIRKTLDNQGLDQTSILSYTVKYASSFYGPFRNALKTSLTFGDKKTYQMDPSNRREAVRELLLDEEEGADMVMVKPALPYLDVIVKLKEKTSLPVGAYQVSGEYAMIMAAHEKGYLDAQSTLFESLTSIKRAGADFIFTYAASQILGLLN; this is encoded by the coding sequence ATGCAAACGAAACGACCTAGGCGGAATCGGAAATCACCCGCAGTTCGCTCCCTTGTTCAGGAAACCACTTTGAACGCAAGTGACCTGATTGCCCCCTTCTTTATTATGGAGGGGACCCAAAAAAGAGACTCCATTGAAGCCCTGCCAGGAATCGATCGCCTCTCGATCGATCTCCTTGTTAAGGAAGCCGAACCCCTCCATGCCCAAGGGGTTCCCGCCATTGCCCTCTTCCCCGTCATCGATCCTTCCTTAAAAGATCACGAAGGAAGTGAAGCATGGAACCCTAACTCCTTAGTCGTACGCGCCATCGAATGCTTAAAAAAAGAAATTCCATCTCTCTGCATCATCAGCGACATCGCTCTCGACCCCTTCACCTCCCACGGCCACGATGGAATCGTTAACGATCGGGGAGATATTCTTAACGATGCCACAGTCGATGCCCTTGTCAAACAGGCAACCTCCTACGCCCAAGCAGGATGTGACATCGTTGCCCCCAGCGACATGATGGATGGGCGCATCGGAGCCATCCGAAAAACACTTGATAATCAGGGACTTGATCAAACCTCGATTCTCTCATATACCGTAAAGTATGCCTCGTCTTTTTATGGTCCTTTTCGAAATGCCCTAAAAACTTCTTTGACCTTTGGAGATAAAAAAACCTACCAAATGGATCCTTCCAACCGCCGTGAAGCGGTACGGGAACTCCTTCTAGATGAAGAAGAAGGGGCTGATATGGTGATGGTAAAGCCAGCCCTCCCTTATCTAGATGTCATTGTAAAGCTCAAAGAAAAAACATCTCTCCCCGTTGGCGCTTACCAAGTTAGCGGAGAGTATGCGATGATCATGGCGGCCCATGAAAAAGGATATCTCGATGCCCAATCGACTCTTTTCGAGTCCCTTACCTCTATCAAACGGGCAGGCGCCGACTTCATTTTTACTTATGCTGCCTCCCAAATCTTAGGTTTACTAAATTAA
- a CDS encoding amino acid permease produces the protein MTRKPGSVFGGTLLITGSCIGAGMLGLPILTGIPGFFPSSIMFFIAWLFMLTTALLMVEIQGWFNKPVNLISMVEHTLGPIGKVLCWLLYLFLFYALLVAYMSLSGNHTSLFVDRTFHLPLSNWTGSLFFVIVFGWMVYLGAKPVDHLNRYLMIGKILSFVLLVMLGAQYIAPRLLIHWQPKYALFTFPILIISFGFHNMIPVLMKYMGGDRVRVRKTIYAGSLFTFAIYLIWEVVTLGILPYTDILHSYKIDIDAAQAIRTYLGSTLIGYSVQSLAFFAILTSFLAQALSLTNFLSDGFKIKHTHRENIGMCLLALIPPLILSILYPEIFFQAINFAGGICAVVLFGIFPVLMAWIGRYQKKNLLPDRVPGGRLLLIALLLIATFIFFDEATTMLNFNLFPKP, from the coding sequence ATGACCCGAAAACCTGGAAGTGTTTTTGGTGGGACCCTCTTAATTACGGGGAGCTGCATCGGGGCCGGCATGCTAGGCCTCCCCATTTTGACGGGAATTCCTGGTTTCTTTCCCTCTTCGATCATGTTTTTCATCGCCTGGCTTTTTATGTTAACAACCGCCCTTCTCATGGTAGAGATCCAAGGGTGGTTTAATAAACCAGTGAACCTGATTTCGATGGTTGAGCATACCCTCGGCCCCATCGGAAAAGTGCTTTGCTGGCTCCTTTATCTTTTCCTCTTTTATGCGCTTCTTGTTGCCTACATGTCACTCAGCGGCAACCACACCTCTCTCTTTGTAGACCGGACCTTTCACTTACCCCTATCGAATTGGACAGGCTCGCTCTTTTTTGTGATTGTGTTTGGGTGGATGGTTTACTTAGGTGCAAAACCGGTCGACCACCTGAATCGCTATTTGATGATTGGAAAAATTCTTTCCTTTGTCCTTCTTGTAATGCTAGGCGCTCAATATATCGCACCGCGCCTTTTGATACATTGGCAGCCCAAATATGCCCTTTTCACCTTTCCGATCCTAATCATCTCCTTCGGGTTCCATAATATGATCCCTGTTCTAATGAAATATATGGGTGGTGATCGGGTTCGTGTTCGGAAAACGATCTATGCTGGGTCGCTTTTTACCTTTGCTATTTACCTCATCTGGGAAGTTGTCACTCTAGGAATCCTTCCTTATACCGACATTCTTCACAGCTATAAAATCGACATCGATGCGGCGCAAGCGATCCGTACCTATCTTGGCTCTACGCTCATTGGCTACTCTGTTCAAAGTCTTGCCTTTTTTGCGATCCTAACCTCCTTTTTAGCCCAGGCGCTGAGCCTCACTAACTTTTTAAGCGATGGCTTTAAGATCAAACATACCCACCGTGAAAACATTGGGATGTGCCTCCTTGCTCTTATTCCCCCTCTTATCCTTTCGATTCTCTATCCCGAAATCTTTTTCCAGGCGATTAACTTTGCCGGTGGTATCTGCGCTGTTGTCCTTTTTGGAATTTTCCCTGTTTTGATGGCCTGGATTGGGCGATACCAAAAGAAAAACCTCCTTCCCGACCGGGTCCCTGGTGGTCGCCTTCTCCTGATTGCCCTCCTCCTCATCGCCACCTTCATTTTTTTCGACGAGGCCACCACGATGCTTAACTTCAACCTATTCCCTAAACCATGA
- a CDS encoding amino acid permease, with protein MRLNHFIGGILLVAGTTIGAGMLALPVMSSFVGFFPSVVIFFICWFVMLLSAFFFLDANFAVKGEVNLISIVGKTLGGWGKGLSWVVYLLLLYSLTAAYIAASAPLFTAAIQSVAGYTLPSWLGPFCLPALFGFFVYLGTLGVDVINRILMFGLVISYFLLVGFLPEHIEGHFLMEMNWKPIWMVFPVVVTSFGYHIIIPSLTTYMNHDRKHLRVTLIVGSLLPLIIYLLWQVMVLGAVPLEDLRKAWAGGEAATVPLTQIVKSKAVAIGARFFSFFAIVTSFLGVTLSLSDFLTDGLKIKKSWGGKLLACLLTFVPPLIFVLTYQRGFIVALEYAGVFVAILLIFLPAMMAWRLKSPKFYSTFWGRCVLTFAILFALFIIVCEFVCFN; from the coding sequence ATGAGACTTAACCATTTTATAGGAGGGATCCTCCTCGTTGCTGGAACCACCATCGGAGCAGGGATGCTTGCCCTTCCCGTCATGTCCTCCTTTGTTGGTTTTTTTCCTTCGGTTGTCATCTTCTTTATATGCTGGTTTGTCATGCTCCTCTCCGCTTTTTTCTTTCTCGATGCCAATTTTGCTGTGAAAGGAGAGGTGAACCTCATCTCCATTGTGGGAAAAACACTTGGAGGATGGGGAAAAGGGCTCAGCTGGGTGGTTTACCTCCTCCTTCTCTACTCCCTTACCGCTGCTTACATTGCAGCAAGCGCTCCTCTCTTTACTGCAGCGATCCAGTCCGTGGCAGGTTATACCCTTCCCTCTTGGCTTGGCCCCTTTTGTTTGCCCGCCCTCTTTGGCTTTTTTGTCTACTTAGGAACACTGGGTGTCGATGTCATTAATCGGATACTGATGTTCGGCCTCGTTATCTCCTATTTTTTACTCGTTGGATTTTTGCCTGAGCATATCGAAGGACATTTTTTGATGGAGATGAACTGGAAGCCCATCTGGATGGTCTTTCCTGTTGTAGTCACTTCTTTTGGCTACCACATCATCATCCCTAGCTTGACGACCTACATGAACCATGATCGGAAACACCTCCGCGTCACCCTTATTGTGGGGAGTCTTCTTCCCCTCATTATCTATCTCTTATGGCAGGTAATGGTCCTAGGAGCGGTTCCTTTAGAAGACCTAAGGAAAGCGTGGGCAGGGGGAGAAGCAGCAACGGTCCCTTTAACCCAGATTGTAAAAAGCAAAGCGGTGGCTATCGGGGCCCGGTTCTTTTCCTTCTTTGCGATTGTCACCTCCTTTTTAGGAGTGACCTTGAGCCTTTCTGATTTTTTAACCGATGGACTGAAGATTAAAAAAAGTTGGGGAGGAAAACTCCTTGCTTGTCTTCTGACTTTTGTCCCTCCCCTTATTTTTGTCCTCACTTATCAGCGGGGATTTATCGTTGCTCTCGAATATGCTGGAGTCTTTGTTGCCATCCTTCTGATTTTCCTCCCTGCAATGATGGCTTGGAGGCTTAAGTCGCCCAAGTTTTACTCCACCTTTTGGGGAAGATGTGTTTTAACCTTTGCGATCCTTTTTGCTTTGTTTATCATTGTGTGTGAGTTTGTATGTTTCAATTAG
- a CDS encoding FAD-dependent thymidylate synthase, translating to MLNDYEQFTESQLKVIKRYVTNTSRHIFCLRNLPEVIKGALFSRYSRSSLGLRSLLLKEFIQNEETSFASISGQTEETEEGEHEDQSIAIKKAQNFYDRILDGYGDDSIGELGGAHLAIENVSMIAAKVIEDSRIGGSPLEKSTRYIYFDQKYEGEYLFYREPILMTSAYRDRYIQACNHLFETYGKLIPPLTEKMEQSFPKEPDTPKVAYTAALRAKVLDCLRGLLPASALTNMGVYGNGRFFEGLVQKLNCHSLNELQEIARTSHQELSKVIPSFVRRADLSHKHQNTYATFTEKVDAELNLMKQQYTASVKPLTQPMVRLVNFDKESPHKVAAALLFSQSDCGLMELQEMCCRLPAEDRGRILEAASAFRQNRRHKSPRALEHAEFTFEIVADYGIYRDLQRHRTLTQERQLLTCNLGYYVPKEILGTEMEGAYCEAIDQAKEVYDEIARELPEEAQYVVPMAYNIHWYFHINLRALQWMCELRSSPAGHPMYRYVAQEMAKQVSHTFPEFERFFKFVDYEGYEMGRLGQEIRTAGKMKR from the coding sequence ATGCTGAATGACTACGAACAATTTACTGAATCGCAACTGAAGGTGATTAAACGATATGTGACGAATACCTCTCGCCATATCTTTTGTCTTAGAAATTTGCCCGAGGTGATCAAAGGGGCGCTTTTCTCCAGATACTCCCGATCAAGTTTGGGACTGCGCTCTCTTTTACTCAAAGAGTTTATCCAAAATGAAGAGACTTCGTTTGCATCGATTTCGGGACAGACAGAGGAAACGGAAGAAGGAGAGCACGAAGACCAAAGTATCGCCATTAAGAAGGCGCAAAACTTTTATGACCGAATTCTGGATGGTTATGGAGATGATTCGATTGGAGAACTTGGGGGTGCCCACCTCGCCATTGAAAATGTGTCGATGATCGCAGCCAAAGTCATTGAAGATTCCCGTATTGGGGGATCTCCTTTAGAGAAATCAACGCGCTACATCTACTTCGATCAAAAGTATGAAGGGGAGTACCTCTTCTATCGAGAGCCGATCCTTATGACGTCAGCCTATCGCGACCGTTACATCCAAGCCTGTAACCATCTTTTTGAAACGTACGGAAAGCTTATTCCTCCTTTGACGGAGAAGATGGAGCAAAGTTTCCCGAAAGAGCCAGACACTCCTAAGGTCGCCTATACAGCAGCCCTTCGCGCTAAAGTTCTCGATTGTTTGCGAGGCCTCCTTCCCGCAAGTGCACTAACCAACATGGGGGTTTATGGAAATGGCCGCTTCTTTGAAGGTCTTGTTCAAAAACTCAACTGCCATAGCTTAAATGAGCTTCAAGAGATTGCGCGTACTTCTCACCAAGAACTATCTAAAGTGATCCCTTCTTTTGTGCGCCGTGCAGATTTAAGCCATAAACATCAAAATACCTACGCAACATTTACCGAAAAGGTAGATGCCGAGCTGAACCTGATGAAGCAGCAGTACACGGCATCGGTAAAGCCTCTAACGCAACCGATGGTTCGCCTGGTTAATTTCGATAAGGAAAGCCCTCATAAAGTTGCGGCTGCTCTTCTCTTTAGCCAGTCAGACTGTGGGTTAATGGAGCTTCAGGAGATGTGCTGCAGACTTCCCGCAGAAGATCGGGGGCGGATTTTAGAGGCAGCATCAGCCTTCCGGCAAAATAGACGGCACAAGTCACCTCGAGCTCTTGAACATGCCGAATTTACCTTTGAAATCGTTGCCGATTATGGGATTTACCGTGACTTACAGCGCCACCGGACCCTCACTCAGGAAAGACAACTTCTTACGTGCAACCTTGGGTATTATGTTCCCAAAGAAATCCTCGGCACCGAAATGGAAGGGGCTTATTGTGAAGCGATCGATCAGGCTAAAGAGGTTTACGACGAAATTGCAAGAGAGCTTCCTGAAGAAGCGCAATATGTGGTTCCCATGGCCTACAACATCCATTGGTACTTCCACATCAACCTTCGGGCCCTTCAGTGGATGTGTGAGCTGCGCTCGTCACCTGCGGGTCACCCGATGTACCGCTATGTGGCGCAAGAAATGGCGAAACAGGTTTCCCATACTTTCCCTGAGTTTGAGCGATTCTTCAAGTTTGTCGACTATGAAGGGTATGAGATGGGCCGCTTAGGGCAGGAAATCCGAACTGCAGGGAAAATGAAACGATGA